The proteins below come from a single Chitinophaga pinensis DSM 2588 genomic window:
- the thrA gene encoding bifunctional aspartate kinase/homoserine dehydrogenase I, translated as MQVLKFGGTSMGSAQSIEQVCNIIRNKKPNGRFTIVASAMSGITDKLIQCGQLAGQGQEQYRNVLEEIESRHLETIRTLFPITVQSGIISQVKKRLNTLETLCDGIFQVGELSARSLDKIMSFGELVSSYLLAEKLKSAGLNAVWKDSRELIVTDNNFGNAAVNFLATNHQTAQYYQQQTADFFVLPGFVSATSDGETTTLGRGGSDYTAAIVAAALHAEVLDIWTDVSGMMTADPRMVSQAIPIPHISYEEAMELSHFGAKVIYPPTIQPVMDKRIPIWIKNTFAPDDYGTLIHSQDGDGRVYPVTGISGIQKIALLTLEGSGMVGIPGFSKRLFEALLSERVNVILITQSSSEHSITVGIHEADMLKAKTAVDSEFSQEILEKRIEPLIVERDMSIVAVVGDKMKNHHGTSGKLFAALGRNGVNIRAIAQGSTEKNISVVINKSDVKKALNVIHEAFFEEPLKQVNVFIAGVGNVGGKLLEQLNQQHKFLMNELGLHVRVTGIANSRKMAFGHEAINLADWKNVLEAGEASDMIAFANKIKSLNLRNSVFVDNTASKEVAATYGEFLQHGISVVTCNKIACSSDYAYYKSLKDLARKYNASFLFETNVGAGLPVINTLNDLIRSGDKVNSIEAVLSGSLNFVFNNFVNGASFRTVVKAAQDEGYTEPDPRIDLSGVDVMRKILILARESGVQMELEDITNHSFLPEEALNAPSVDAFYEQLDVHANHFLALREKADAEGKRLKFVARYENGKASVGLQSIAPDHPFFKLEGKDNIVLYTTNRYAEQPLIVKGAGAGADVTASGIFADIIRSAR; from the coding sequence ATGCAAGTATTAAAATTCGGCGGAACTTCCATGGGAAGCGCCCAGTCAATAGAACAGGTATGCAATATCATCCGTAACAAGAAACCCAACGGACGCTTTACCATTGTTGCTTCTGCCATGAGCGGCATTACTGATAAACTGATACAATGTGGTCAGCTGGCAGGACAAGGACAGGAACAATATAGAAACGTATTAGAGGAGATCGAATCCAGACACCTGGAAACTATCCGTACCCTCTTCCCTATCACCGTGCAAAGTGGGATCATCAGCCAGGTAAAAAAACGCCTGAATACCCTGGAAACGCTCTGCGATGGCATCTTCCAGGTGGGTGAACTGAGCGCAAGGTCGCTGGATAAGATCATGAGTTTCGGAGAACTCGTATCCTCCTATCTGCTGGCGGAAAAGTTGAAGTCCGCCGGACTCAATGCCGTCTGGAAAGATAGCCGTGAACTGATCGTTACTGATAATAACTTTGGCAATGCAGCGGTGAACTTTCTCGCTACCAATCACCAGACTGCCCAATATTACCAGCAACAGACTGCTGATTTCTTCGTACTGCCAGGTTTTGTATCTGCTACTTCTGACGGAGAAACAACTACCCTCGGTCGTGGCGGTTCTGATTATACTGCTGCCATCGTCGCTGCTGCACTCCATGCGGAAGTACTCGATATATGGACCGATGTAAGTGGTATGATGACTGCTGATCCCCGTATGGTATCACAGGCTATCCCGATCCCACACATCAGTTATGAAGAAGCGATGGAACTCTCCCACTTCGGTGCAAAAGTTATCTATCCGCCGACCATACAACCGGTAATGGACAAACGTATCCCTATCTGGATCAAAAATACTTTTGCACCTGATGATTATGGTACACTGATCCACTCACAGGATGGCGATGGTCGTGTATACCCGGTAACCGGTATCAGCGGCATTCAGAAAATAGCCCTGCTGACACTGGAAGGTAGCGGCATGGTGGGTATACCAGGTTTCTCCAAACGCCTGTTTGAAGCCCTGCTCAGCGAACGTGTGAACGTTATCCTTATCACACAAAGTTCCTCTGAACACTCCATCACCGTAGGTATACACGAAGCAGATATGCTGAAAGCGAAAACTGCGGTGGATAGCGAATTCTCTCAGGAGATCCTGGAAAAACGTATCGAACCACTGATCGTGGAAAGAGATATGAGCATCGTGGCAGTAGTAGGCGATAAAATGAAAAATCACCACGGCACCAGTGGTAAACTATTTGCTGCACTGGGACGTAATGGTGTGAATATACGTGCGATCGCACAGGGTTCTACTGAAAAGAATATCTCTGTTGTGATCAATAAATCAGATGTTAAAAAAGCGCTGAACGTGATACATGAAGCCTTCTTCGAAGAGCCACTGAAACAAGTGAATGTATTCATCGCTGGTGTGGGTAATGTAGGTGGTAAACTGCTGGAACAACTGAATCAGCAGCATAAATTCCTGATGAACGAACTGGGGCTGCACGTACGTGTAACCGGTATCGCCAACAGCCGTAAGATGGCCTTTGGTCATGAAGCGATCAACCTGGCTGACTGGAAAAATGTGCTGGAAGCAGGTGAAGCATCTGATATGATCGCTTTTGCTAACAAGATCAAATCACTCAACCTGCGTAACAGCGTATTCGTCGATAATACCGCCAGTAAAGAAGTAGCAGCTACCTACGGTGAGTTCCTGCAACACGGTATCTCTGTAGTGACCTGTAACAAGATCGCCTGTTCATCTGACTATGCTTATTATAAAAGTCTGAAAGACCTGGCACGTAAATACAATGCTTCTTTCCTGTTTGAAACCAATGTTGGTGCGGGTCTGCCGGTGATCAACACCCTGAATGACCTGATCCGCAGTGGTGATAAAGTAAACAGCATCGAAGCAGTATTAAGTGGTAGTCTCAACTTCGTCTTTAACAATTTCGTCAACGGCGCTTCCTTCCGTACGGTTGTGAAAGCAGCACAGGATGAAGGTTATACAGAACCAGATCCGCGTATAGATCTGAGTGGTGTGGACGTGATGCGTAAGATACTGATCCTGGCACGTGAAAGTGGCGTTCAGATGGAACTGGAAGACATCACCAATCATTCTTTCCTGCCGGAAGAAGCCCTGAATGCACCTTCTGTAGATGCTTTCTATGAGCAACTGGACGTGCATGCCAATCATTTCCTGGCATTACGCGAAAAAGCTGATGCGGAAGGTAAACGCCTGAAGTTCGTAGCCCGCTATGAAAATGGGAAAGCATCCGTAGGACTGCAATCTATCGCACCGGATCATCCTTTCTTCAAACTGGAAGGAAAAGACAATATCGTACTTTATACCACCAACCGTTATGCAGAACAACCGCTGATCGTGAAAGGCGCCGGTGCGGGAGCAGATGTAACGGCTTCCGGTATATTTGCTGACATTATCAGATCAGCGAGATAA
- the thrC gene encoding threonine synthase encodes MKYFSLQNKQHVVSFEEAVVQGLAPDKGLYFPERIPAFEQAFLNDIVHKNDLDIAYAAIQPFVGEEIPEATLRQIIADTLSFPFPVEKVEGNVYSLELFHGPTLAFKDVGARFMAGCLGYFRRNDSRPVTVLVATSGDTGGAVANGFYNVPGVRVVILYPSGKVSTLQEKQLTTLNGNITALEIDGTFDDCQRMVKTAFLDEALQSHVMLTSANSINVARWLPQMFYYLLAYKQLSAAYPDIVFSVPSGNFGNICAGMMAAAMGLPVKHFVASTNVNDTVPRFMQTGAYTPGKATATLSNAMDVADPSNFVRILELFANSLPALKEKLTSISFNDKDTAATMEQVWKDYQYMLDPHGAVGYLGLKQYLQTTGPDTKTAGVFLETAHPVKFADTAPASLQDKIVTPDRVQSLYDLEKQSIQLPAEYNALKQWLMAN; translated from the coding sequence ATGAAATATTTCAGTCTACAGAATAAACAACACGTTGTATCTTTTGAAGAAGCCGTAGTACAGGGTCTCGCACCCGATAAAGGATTATACTTCCCCGAGCGTATTCCGGCTTTTGAGCAAGCATTCCTCAATGATATCGTTCATAAAAACGACCTCGATATTGCTTACGCAGCGATACAGCCATTTGTAGGAGAAGAAATTCCCGAAGCTACATTAAGGCAGATCATTGCGGATACGCTTAGTTTTCCTTTCCCGGTGGAGAAAGTAGAAGGGAATGTATATTCCCTGGAACTCTTCCATGGTCCTACCCTGGCATTTAAGGACGTCGGCGCACGCTTTATGGCGGGTTGCCTGGGTTATTTCAGAAGAAATGATAGCCGTCCGGTAACTGTACTCGTAGCTACTTCCGGTGATACCGGCGGTGCTGTTGCCAACGGTTTCTATAATGTGCCCGGCGTACGTGTAGTGATCCTTTACCCTTCCGGCAAAGTGAGCACCTTACAGGAAAAACAGCTGACCACACTCAATGGCAACATTACAGCGCTTGAAATAGACGGTACTTTTGATGATTGTCAGCGGATGGTGAAAACGGCTTTTCTGGATGAAGCTTTGCAGTCACACGTAATGCTGACCAGCGCTAACTCTATCAACGTCGCACGCTGGCTGCCGCAGATGTTCTATTATCTGCTGGCATACAAACAGCTTAGCGCTGCCTATCCTGATATCGTATTCTCTGTACCAAGCGGCAACTTTGGTAATATCTGTGCAGGCATGATGGCGGCAGCGATGGGGCTTCCGGTAAAACATTTCGTGGCCAGTACCAATGTGAATGATACGGTGCCAAGATTCATGCAGACAGGCGCGTATACGCCAGGTAAAGCGACAGCTACACTGTCTAATGCGATGGACGTGGCTGATCCGAGCAACTTTGTACGTATCCTTGAATTATTTGCGAATAGTTTGCCGGCTCTGAAAGAGAAACTGACATCTATTTCCTTCAACGATAAAGATACCGCGGCTACGATGGAACAGGTCTGGAAAGACTACCAGTATATGCTGGATCCTCATGGCGCGGTAGGCTATCTCGGCCTGAAACAGTATTTGCAGACGACTGGTCCGGATACAAAAACTGCCGGTGTATTTCTGGAGACAGCGCATCCGGTTAAATTCGCAGATACTGCTCCGGCGTCTCTGCAGGATAAGATCGTAACGCCTGACAGGGTACAGTCCCTGTATGACCTGGAGAAACAATCCATACAACTCCCGGCTGAGTATAATGCATTAAAACAATGGCTCATGGCCAATTGA
- a CDS encoding homoserine kinase encodes MDNESIRVFAPATVANVACGFDVIGLAMDAPGDEMIMRRSDKPGVTITAVHGASLSTDPAQNVCGVAIQALLQKYGQPDVGIELELFKNIPPGSGIGSSAASSAGAVVGANHLLGNPFTPKQLVRFAMEGERLASGAAHADNVAPAIMGGFTLVRSYKPLDITGLHTPADLWVTVIHPQIEVKTSDAREILKQKVLMTDAIRQWGNVGALVAGLYQENYDLISRSLEDAIVEPVRAILIPAFYELKVKCKEAGALGGGISGSGPSVFMLSRGEEAARKVAAMMDTVYAPLGVDYKIHVSQINREGVKITKA; translated from the coding sequence ATGGATAATGAAAGCATAAGAGTATTTGCCCCAGCCACTGTCGCCAATGTGGCCTGCGGTTTTGACGTAATAGGACTGGCTATGGATGCGCCCGGTGATGAAATGATCATGCGTAGAAGTGACAAACCTGGTGTAACTATTACAGCGGTACACGGCGCATCACTTTCTACAGATCCTGCACAGAACGTATGTGGCGTGGCTATTCAGGCGCTGTTGCAGAAGTATGGTCAGCCGGATGTTGGTATAGAATTAGAACTCTTCAAAAATATTCCTCCGGGCAGTGGTATCGGCTCCAGTGCCGCCAGTTCTGCCGGTGCAGTAGTTGGCGCCAATCATCTGCTGGGCAATCCGTTTACACCTAAGCAACTGGTACGTTTTGCCATGGAAGGCGAAAGACTGGCCAGTGGCGCTGCACATGCTGATAACGTAGCTCCTGCTATCATGGGTGGTTTTACACTCGTGAGAAGTTATAAACCGCTAGATATTACCGGTCTCCATACACCGGCTGATCTGTGGGTTACCGTTATCCATCCGCAGATAGAAGTAAAAACTTCTGACGCCCGTGAAATTCTGAAACAAAAAGTACTGATGACCGACGCTATCCGTCAATGGGGTAACGTAGGTGCACTCGTTGCGGGTCTTTACCAGGAAAACTATGATCTGATCAGCCGTTCACTGGAAGATGCGATTGTAGAACCAGTACGTGCGATACTGATACCTGCATTCTACGAACTGAAAGTAAAATGTAAGGAAGCAGGCGCATTGGGTGGTGGTATCTCCGGCTCTGGTCCATCTGTATTCATGTTGAGCAGAGGCGAAGAAGCTGCCCGCAAAGTAGCGGCTATGATGGACACAGTATATGCTCCGCTGGGCGTGGATTACAAGATCCATGTGTCGCAGATAAACAGGGAAGGTGTGAAAATTACAAAAGCATAA